CCGCCACCAGGGTGATGGCCTTCACCAGGGCCTTCGCGCGGCGCCCCGCGGACGTCTCGCCATGCGGATCCACCTCCACCGCGTTCGCGATGTCCGTGAAGCCCTGACGCTCGCCCCGGCGCAGGTGCAGCTCGCCCCGGCCCGTCAGCGCCACGGGGTTGCGCGGGTCTCCGGTGAGCGCGTGCGTGTACTCGGTGAGCGCGTCCTCCACCCTCCCGAGCTTCTGGTACACGGTGCCCAGCGCCGCGTGCGCCGCGGAGTCCTTCGGGTTCCCCTCCACGAGCCCCTCGAAGAGGATGCGCGCCTCCTCCAGCCGGCCCGCCGCCGCCAGGTCGCAGCCCACCTGCGCGATGGCCTTCGCCTCCTCGAAGGTCATCCCCTCCACCTCCGCCCAGGTCGTCTCCCCCCGCGCGAACGCCTTCAGCCTGCGCGCCGTTCCGGTCTCCATCGTCCGTCCCTCGCCGCCTTCGTGCTTGATGATGCGTCCCATGGCGGCCCTCACGCGCTGCGCAGGTTGGAGATGGCCGTCTTCGCCATCTCGTTGAACTTCGAAGACATGTTGCTCATCAGGTCGAACATGGCCTTGCGCTTCTCCATCAGCGTCTGAAGCCGCAGCTCCAGCTCCTGCATGCCGGTGTCCAGCTTCGCGCCGCGCGCCTTGTCCGCGTCGCTGGTGCCCAGCGTGGCGCGCTCCTCGCGGGCGCTGGCCATCTCGTTCATCACGTC
The sequence above is drawn from the Corallococcus sp. NCRR genome and encodes:
- a CDS encoding tetratricopeptide repeat protein; protein product: MGRIIKHEGGEGRTMETGTARRLKAFARGETTWAEVEGMTFEEAKAIAQVGCDLAAAGRLEEARILFEGLVEGNPKDSAAHAALGTVYQKLGRVEDALTEYTHALTGDPRNPVALTGRGELHLRRGERQGFTDIANAVEVDPHGETSAGRRAKALVKAITLVAVEKLKEGAPPT